Proteins co-encoded in one Ooceraea biroi isolate clonal line C1 chromosome 9, Obir_v5.4, whole genome shotgun sequence genomic window:
- the LOC105276284 gene encoding ubiquitin-conjugating enzyme E2 G1 isoform X2 has product MKLNKNPVEGFSAGLIDDNDIYRWEVLIIGPPDTLYEGGFFKAHLQFPKEYPLRPPRMKFITEIWHPNIDKNGDVCISILHEPGDDKWGYEKASERWLPVHTVETILISVISMLADPNDESPANVDAAKEWRESYTEFKRKVARCVRKSQEECL; this is encoded by the exons ATGA aattaaataaaaacccGGTAGAAGGGTTTTCTGCAGGCCTCATAGACGACAATGACATATATCGGTGGGAAGTACTCATTATTGGACCTCCGGATACATTATACGAAGGTGGTTTTTTCAAAGCACACTTACAGTTTCCAAAAGAATATCCACTTAGGCCACCAAGAATGAAATTCATAACCGAGATATGGCATCCAAATATCGACAAAAATGGAGATGTATGTATATCGATACTACACGAACCTGGTGACGACAAGTGGGGATACGAGAAAGCGTCCGAACGGTGGTTACCAGTTCATACAGTCGAGACTATCTTGATAAGTGTTATTAGCATGCTCGCAGATCCTAACGATGAAAGCCCTGCTAATGTGGATGCCGCC AAAGAGTGGAGGGAAAGTTATACGGAATTTAAGCGAAAGGTGGCGAGGTGCGTGAGAAAAAGCCAAGAGGAGTGTTTGTAG
- the LOC105276284 gene encoding ubiquitin-conjugating enzyme E2 G1 isoform X1 — MSEPQSALLLRKQLAELNKNPVEGFSAGLIDDNDIYRWEVLIIGPPDTLYEGGFFKAHLQFPKEYPLRPPRMKFITEIWHPNIDKNGDVCISILHEPGDDKWGYEKASERWLPVHTVETILISVISMLADPNDESPANVDAAKEWRESYTEFKRKVARCVRKSQEECL; from the exons aattaaataaaaacccGGTAGAAGGGTTTTCTGCAGGCCTCATAGACGACAATGACATATATCGGTGGGAAGTACTCATTATTGGACCTCCGGATACATTATACGAAGGTGGTTTTTTCAAAGCACACTTACAGTTTCCAAAAGAATATCCACTTAGGCCACCAAGAATGAAATTCATAACCGAGATATGGCATCCAAATATCGACAAAAATGGAGATGTATGTATATCGATACTACACGAACCTGGTGACGACAAGTGGGGATACGAGAAAGCGTCCGAACGGTGGTTACCAGTTCATACAGTCGAGACTATCTTGATAAGTGTTATTAGCATGCTCGCAGATCCTAACGATGAAAGCCCTGCTAATGTGGATGCCGCC AAAGAGTGGAGGGAAAGTTATACGGAATTTAAGCGAAAGGTGGCGAGGTGCGTGAGAAAAAGCCAAGAGGAGTGTTTGTAG